One genomic window of Enoplosus armatus isolate fEnoArm2 chromosome 19, fEnoArm2.hap1, whole genome shotgun sequence includes the following:
- the LOC139302597 gene encoding gamma-aminobutyric acid receptor subunit rho-1-like: MAGVSAQTRPTGQTLQPCRHVRSKREMPLTERSGHNRSPVFKRSPDTTKAWDTKSEQLLSIDDHDFIMRPGFGGPAVPVGVDVHVESLDTISEVDMDFTMTLYLRHYWKDERLSFRSNNDQSLTFDGRLVKKIWVPDMFFVHSKKSFTHDTTTDNVMLRVYPDGKVLYSLRVTVTAMCSMDLSRFPLDTQTCSLEIESYAYTDDDLMLYWKEGNRSLSTDERISLSQFLIQDFHTTTKLAFYSSTGWYNRLYINFTLRRHIFFFLLQTYFPATLMVMLSWVSFWIDRRAVPARVPLGITTVLTMSTIITGVNASMPRVSYIKAVDIYLWVSFVFVFLSVIEYAAVNYLSTLQERKERKLQELPCTCSMAHPGMMSASYTEMDAKTAGNYGMPQENGAKRERMLVQLAMESDQITGHVGSGSYNNAGIDTHVIDKYSRVIFPGSYILFNIIYWSIYY; this comes from the exons ATCAAAAAGAGAAATGCCTCTAACAGAAAGATCTGGTCACAACcgcag CCCCGTATTCAAGAGGAGTCCAGATACAACTAAAGCCTGGGACACAAAGTCAGAGCAGCTGCTGAGCATAGACGACCATGACTTTATAATGCGACCAGGATTTGGAG GGCCTGCAGTCCCAGTTGGAGTGGATGTTCACGTTGAAAGTTTGGATACTATTTCAGAGGTTGACATG GACTTTACTATGACTCTGTATCTGAGGCACTACTGGAAAGATGAACGTCTGTCCTTCAGAAGCAACAACGACCAGAGCTTGACATTCGATGGCCGCCTGGTGAAGAAAATTTGGGTACCTGACATGTTTTTTGTCCACTCTAAGAAGTCCTTCACCCATGACACCACCACTGACAATGTCATGCTGCGAGTTTACCCAGATGGCAAAGTCCTCTACAGCCTCAG GGTGACAGTCACAGCCATGTGTAGCATGGACCTGAGTCGCTTTCCTCTTGATACGCAGACATGCTCTTTGGAGATTGAGAGCT ATGCATATACAGATGATGACCTGATGCTGTACTGGAAGGAAGGGAACAGGTCATTAAGCACAGATGAGAGAATTTCTCTCTCCCAGTTCCTTATCCAGGATTTCCATACCACCACCAAGCTGGCCTTCTATAGCAGCACAG GCTGGTACAACCGTCTGTACATCAACTTCACTCTGCGGCGTCACATCttctttttcctgctgcagaCCTACTTCCCTGCCACTCTGATGGTCATGCTGTCCTGGGTGTCCTTCTGGATCGACCGCAGGGCCGTCCCTGCCAGAGTGCCATTGG GTATAACCACGGTGCTCACCATGTCCACCATCATCACTGGAGTCAACGCTTCCATGCCCAGGGTGTCCTACATCAAAGCTGTGGACATTTACCTGTGGgtcagttttgtctttgtgttccTGTCGGTGATAGAGTATGCTGCAGTCAACTACCTGTCTACTTTACAAGAACGCAAGGAGAGGAAACTCCAAGAG CTGCCGTGTACCTGTAGTATGGCCCATCCTGGCATGATGTCAGCCAGCTACACTGAGATGGATGCCAAAACAGCAGGGAACTACGGCATGCCACAAGAGAATGGGGCGAAACGGGAGAGGATGCTGGTGCAGCTGGCGATGGAGAGCGACCAGATCACCGGCCATGTTGGCTCCGGCTCCTACAACAACGCCGGGATCGACACACATGTCATAGACAAGTACTCTCGGGTCATCTTTCCTGGATCTTACATCCTCTTCAACATCATCTACTGGTCCATCTACTACTAA